A single Euwallacea similis isolate ESF13 chromosome 1, ESF131.1, whole genome shotgun sequence DNA region contains:
- the Mhc gene encoding myosin heavy chain, muscle isoform X4, which produces MPKPPANQEDEDPTPYLFVSLEQKRIDQTKPYDAKKSCWVPDEKEGFVLGEIRGTKGDLVTVGVPGGEEKNFKKEQVSQVNPPKYEKCEDMSNLTYLNDASVLHNLKQRYYAKLIYTYSGLFCVAINPYKRFPVYTNRCAKLYRGKRRNEVPPHIFAISDGAYVNMLTNHENQSMLITGESGAGKTENTKKVIAYFATVGASTKKPTEEQQKKGTLEDQVVQTNPVLEAFGNAKTVRNDNSSRFGKFIRIHFGPTGKLAGADIETYLLEKARVISQQSLERSYHIFYQIMSGAVSGLKEQCLLSNNIMDYNFVSQGKTKIPSVDDAEECTLTDQAFDILGFTQEEKNDIYKITASVMHMGTLKFKQRGREEQAEADGTEEGEKVAKLLGVEAQALYTALVKPRIKVGNEFVTQGRNVNQVAYSVGAMSKAMFDRLFKYLVKKCNETLDTKQKRQHFIGVLDIAGFEIFDFNSFEQLCINFTNEKLQQFFNHHMFVLEQEEYQREGIEWAFIDFGMDLAACIELIEKPMGILSILEEESMFPKATDQTFVEKLNTNHLGKSPNFQKPKPPKPGQQAAHFTLGHYAGNVPYNITGWLEKNKDPLNDTVVDLFKKGSNKLLVEIFADHPGQSGGGDAKGAKRTKGSAFQTVSAMYREQLNNLMSTLRATQPHFVRCIIPNELKQPGLIDSHLVMHQLTCNGVLEGIRICRKGFPNRMVYPDFKLRYKILAASLVKEAPTPEKAAEVILDHIALDKEQYRLGKTKVFFRAGVLGQMEELRDERLGKIVTWMQSWVRGYLSRKEFKKLQEQRLALQVCQRNLRKYLKLRTWPWYKLWQRVKPLLNVTRIEDEIAKLEEKAAKAQEAYEREAKAKKELEGLYAKLLTEKTDLLATLEGEKGTLSETTERANKLQAQKSDLESQLSETQDRLSQEEDARNQLMQQKKKLEQEISGYKKDIEDLELNLQKSEQDKATKDHQIRNLNDEIAHQDELINKLNKEKKIGGENNQKISEELQAAEDKVNHLNKVKAKLEQTLDELEDSLEREKKLRGDVEKSKRKVEGDLKLTQEAVADLERNKKELEQTIQRKDKEISSLTAKLEDEQSVVGKTQKQIKELQARIEELEEEVEAERQARAKAEKQRADLARELEELGERLEEAGGATSAQIELNKKREAELAKLRRDLEEANIQHEGTLANLRKKHNDAVSEMGEQIDQLNKLKAKAEKEKAQYFGELNDLRASVDHLANEKAAIEKVSKQLGQQLNDVQGKLDETNRTLNDFDAAKKKLSIENSDLLRQLEEAESQVSQLSKIKVSLTTQLEDTKRLADEESRERATLLGKFRNLEHDLDNIREQVEEEAEAKADIQRQLSKANADAQLWRQKYESEGVARSEELEEAKRKLQARLAEAEETIESLNQKVVALEKTKQRLATEVEDLQLEVDRANAIANAAEKKQKAFDKIIGEWKLKVDDLAAELDASQKECRNYSTELFRLKGAYEEGQEQLEAVRRENKNLADEVKDLLDQIGEGGRNIHEIEKARKRLEAEKDELQAALEEAEAALEQEENKVLRSQLELSQVRQEIDRRIQEKEEEFENTRKNHQRALDSMQASLEAEAKGKAEALRMKKKLEADINELEIALDHANKANAEAQKTIKRYQQQLKDTQQALEEEQRARDEAREQLGISERRANALQNELEESRTLLEQADRARRQAEQELGDAHEQLNDLAAQNASMSAAKRKLETELQTLHSDLDELLNEAKNSEEKAKKAMVDAARLADELRAEQDHAQTQEKLRKALETQIKDLQVRLDEAEANALKGGKKAIAKLEQRVRELENELDGEQRRHADAQKNLRKSERRIKELSFQAEEDRKNHERMQDLVDKLQQKIKTYKRQIEEAEEIAALNLAKFRKAQQELEEAEERADLAEQAIAKFRAKGRAGSSARGQSPAPRQRPQLGDGGLFPPRFDLAPESEF; this is translated from the exons ATGCCGAAGCCACCAGCGAACCAGGAGGATGAAGATCCCACCCCATACCTCTTCGTCTCCTTGGAACAGAAACGTATAGATCAGACCAAGCCCTACGATGCCAAAAAATCTTGCTGGGTCCCGGACGAGAAGGAGGGTTTCGTGCTGGGTGAAATCAGGGGCACCAAAGGTGACCTGGTTACGGTTGGCGTCCCCGGAGGAGAG GAAAAGAACTTCAAGAAAGAGCAGGTCTCCCAAGTAAACCCTCCCAAGTACGAAAAATGCGAGGATATGTCCAATTTGACATATCTCAATGACGCTTCCGTATTGCACAACTTGAAACAACGTTATTATGCCAAGCTTATTTAC ACATACTCTGGACTCTTCTGTGTCGCCATTAACCCTTACAAGCGCTTCCCTGTATACACCAACCGTTGCGCCAAGCTGTACCGTGGTAAGAGGCGTAATGAGGTGCCACCCCATATCTTTGCCATTTCTGACGGTGCCTACGTGAACATGTTGACCA ACCACGAGAATCAATCTATGTTGATTAC TGGTGAATCTGGTGCcggaaaaactgaaaacacGAAGAAGGTAATTGCCTACTTCGCCACCGTCGGTGCCTCCACCAAGAAACCAACCGAAGAGCAGCAGAAGAAGGGAACTCTGGAAGATCAAGTCGTCCAGACCAACCCCGTACTTGAAGCCTTCGGTAACGCCAAGACCGTGCGTAACGACAACTCTTCCCGTTTC GGTAAATTCATTCGTATCCACTTCGGCCCCACTGGAAAACTGGCTGGTGCTGATATCGAAACTT ATCTGCTGGAGAAGGCTCGTGTCATCTCCCAACAGTCCCTGGAGCGTTCTTACCACATTTTCTACCAGATCATGTCTGGAGCTGTTTCGGGACTTAAGG AACAATGTTTGTTATCAAATAACATTATGGATTACAACTTTGTGTCCCAgggaaaaactaaaatcccATCTGTGGACGATGCGGAAGAATGTACCCTTACTGAT CAAGCTTTCGACATTTTGGGTTTCACCCAAGAGGAGAAGAACGATATTTACAAGATCACCGCTTCCGTCATGCACATGGGCACTCTGAAGTTCAAGCAGAGGGGTCGTGAAGAACAGGCTGAAGCCGATGGCACTGAG GAAGGTGAAAAGGTGGCCAAACTGTTGGGCGTCGAAGCCCAAGCCTTGTACACTGCCCTGGTCAAGCCCAGGATCAAGGTCGGTAACGAGTTCGTGACCCAGGGTAGGAACGTCAACCAAGTAGCCTACTCCGTGGGTGCTATGTCCAAAGCCATGTTTGACAGGCTGTTCAAGTACCTGGTGAAGAAATGTAACGAGACTCTGGACACCAAGCAAAAGAGACAGCACTTCATTGGTGTACTGGATATCGCCGGCTTTGAAATCTTCGAC TTCAACAGCTTTGAGCAACTTTGCATCAACTTTACCAATGAAAAGTTACAACAATTCTTTAACCATCACATGTTCGTACTCGAACAAGAAGAATACCAACGGGAAGGTATCGAATGGGCTTTCATTGATTTTGGTATGGACTTGGCTGCCTGTATCGAACTTATAGAGAAG CCTATGGGCATCTTGTCCATTCTTGAAGAAGAATCTATGTTCCCCAAAGCCACCGATCAGACCTTCGTTGAGAAACTGAACACCAACCATTTGGGCAAGTCTCCCAACTTCCAGAAGCCCAAACCACCAAAGCCCGGCCAACAAGCCGCCCACTTCACCTTGGGCCATTACGCCGGTAAT GTACCATACAACATCACCGGTTGGTTGGAAAAGAACAAGGACCCTCTGAACGACACGGTTGTCGACTTATTCAAGAAGGGTAGCAACAAGCTTTTGGTGGAAATCTTCGCTGACCATCCTGGACAGTCCGGTGGCGGCGATGCCAAAG GTGCCAAGAGAACCAAGGGTTCTGCCTTCCAGACCGTATCTGCTATGTACAGG GAACAATTGAACAACTTGATGTCCACCTTGAGGGCCACCCAACCTCACTTCGTCCGTTGTATCATTCCCAATGAATTGAAGCAACCTGGACTCATCGACTCTCACTTGGTCATGCACCAGCTGACCTGTAACGGTGTACTTGAAGGTATCCGTATCTGCAGGAAAGGTTTCCCCAACAGGATGGTCTACCCTGACTTTAAGCTCCG ATACAAAATTCTGGCTGCAAGTTTGGTCAAGGAAGCCCCCACACCCGAAAAAGCGGCCGAAGTTATCTTGGACCATATCGCTTTAGACAAAGAGCAATACCGTCTGGGTAAAACCAAG GTGTTCTTCCGTGCCGGTGTCCTGGGTCAGATGGAAGAATTGCGTGACGAGCGTCTCGGCAAAATCGTCACCTGGATGCAATCCTGGGTTAGAGGTTACCTCTCCAGGAAGGAATTCAAGAAACTGCAGGAGCAACGTTTGGCCCTCCAAGTGTGCCAGAGGAACTTGAGGAAATACCTCAAGCTCAGGACCTGGCCATGGTACAAATTGTGGCAGAGAGTCAAGCCCCTCCTCAACGTCACCCGCATCGAAGATGAAATCGCT AAACTGGAAGAGAAGGCTGCCAAGGCCCAGGAAGCCTACGAACGCGAAGCCAAGGCCAAGAAGGAGTTGGAAGGGCTCTATGCCAAGTTGCTGACCGAAAAGACCGACCTTTTGGCCACCCTTGAGGGCGAGAAAGGTACTCTGTCGGAAACCACTGAAAGGGCCAACAAACTGCAGGCCCAGAAGAGCGATCTCGAGTCTCAACTGTCG GAAACCCAAGACCGTCTCAGCCAAGAGGAAGACGCCCGTAACCAGCTGATGCAGCAGAAGAAGAAATTGGAACAGGAGATCTCCGGCTACAAAAAGGACATCGAGGACTTGGAACTGAACCTGCAGAAATCCGAGCAGGACAAGGCCACCAAAGACCACCAGATCAGGAACTTGAACGACGAGATCGCCCACCAGGACGAACTCATCAACAAGCTCAACAAAGAGAAGAAGATTGGAGGCGAGAACAACCAGAAGATCTCCGAGGAACTCCAGGCTGCCGAAGACAAGGTCAACCACTTGAACAAAGTTAAGGCTAAGTTGGAGCAAACCCTGGATGAGTTGGAAGACTCTCTGGAGCGCGAGAAGAAGTTGCGCGGAGATGTGGAAAAATCCAAGAGGAAGGTTGAGGGCGACTTGAAACTCACCCAGGAAGCCGTGGCTGACTTGGAAAGGAACAAGAAAGAACTGGAACAGACCATCCAACGCAAGGACAAGGAAATCTCCTCTCTGACCGCCAAACTCGAAGACGAACAATCCGTTGTAGGAAAGACCCAGAAACAGATTAAGGAATTGCAGGCCCGCATCGAGGAACTGGAAGAGGAAGTTGAGGCTGAGAGACAAGCTCGCGCCAAAGCTGAGAAACAACGCGCTGACCTGGCTCGCGAACTGGAAGAACTGGGAGAGCGTCTGGAAGAAGCTGGTGGAGCCACTTCTGCTCAGATTGAGCTAAACAAGAAAAGGGAAGCTGAGCTCGCCAAGCTGCGTCGCGACTTGGAAGAGGCCAACATCCAACACGAGGGAACTTTGGCCAACTTGCGTAAGAAGCACAACGATGCCGTATCCGAAATGGGTGAACAAATCGACCAGCTGAACAAGCTCAAAGCCAA GGCTGAGAAAGAAAAGGCTCAGTACTTCGGCGAACTTAACGACCTCCGCGCCTCTGTCGACCACTTGGCTAACGAAAAG GCCGCCATTGAAAAGGTATCCAAACAACTAGGACAGCAGCTCAACGATGTCCAAGGCAAGCTCGACGAGACCAACCGCACCCTCAACGACTTCGACGCCGCGAAGAAGAAGCTTTCCATCGAGAACTCCGACTTGCTCAGGCAGTTGGAAGAGGCCGAGTCTCAAGTCTCTCAACTCAGCAAGATCAAGGTGTCCCTGACCACTCAATTGGAAGACACCAAGAGGTTGGCCGATGAAGAAAGCCGCGAACGCGCCACTTTATTGGGCAAATTCCGCAACTTGGAACACGACTTGGACAATATCCGCGAACAAGTTGAGGAAGAGGCCGAAGCCAAGGCTGACATTCAACGCCAGCTCAGCAAGGCTAACGCTGACGCTCAACTCTGGCGTCAGAAATACGAATCTGAGGGTGTAGCCCGCTCTGAGGAGCTTGAAGAGGCCAAGAGAAAGCTCCAGGCTCGTCTCGCTGAAGCTGAGGAAACCATCGAATCTCTTAACCAGAAAGTGGTAGCTCTCGAGAAGACCAAACAACGTCTGGCTACTGAAGTCGAGGACCTACAACTTGAAGTAGACCGTGCTAATGCCATCGCTAATGCCGCTGAAAAGAAACAGAAGGCTTTCGACAAGATCATCGGAGAGTGGAAACTCAAAGTTGATGACTTGGCTGCTGAATTGGATGCTAGTCAAAAGGAATGCCGCAACTACTCCACTGAGTTGTTCAGACTCAAGGGAGCTTACGAGGAAGGACAAGAGCAACTGGAAGCCGTCCGTCGTGAGAACAAAAACCTCGCTGATGAGGTCAAGGACCTCTTGGACCAAATCGGCGAAGGTGGCCGCAACATTCATGAAATCGAAAAGGCCAGGAAGCGCTTGGAAGCTGAGAAAGACGAGCTTCAAGCCGCCCTCGAGGAAGCTGAAGCCGCTCTCGAACAGGAAGAGAACAAGGTTCTCAGGAGCCAGTTGGAGCTGTCTCAAGTGCGCCAAGAAATCGACAGGCGCATCCAGGAGAAAGAGGAGGAATTCGAAAACACCAGGAAGAACCACCAACGCGCTTTGGACTCCATGCAAGCCTCCCTTGAGGCTGAGGCCAAGGGCAAAGCTGAGGCTCTTCGCATGAAGAAGAAGTTGGAAGCTGACATCAACGAATTGGAAATTGCTTTGGACCACGCTAACAAG GCTAACGCCGAGGCCCAGAAGACCATCAAACGCTACCAACAACAGCTCAAGGATACTCAACAAGCCCTCGAAGAGGAACAGCGCGCCCGCGATGAGGCCCGCGAACAATTGGGCATCTCTGAACGTCGCGCCAACGCCCTCCAGAATGAACTGGAAGAATCGCGCACCCTCCTGGAACAAGCCGACCGTGCCCGTCGCCAAGCCGAACAAGAACTGGGAGACGCCCACGAACAGCTCAACGACCTGGCCGCCCAAAATGCCTCCATGTCCGCTGCCAAGAGGAAATTGGAGACCGAGCTGCAGACCCTGCATTCCGACCTTGACGAGCTCCTAAACGAGGCCAAGAACTCCGAAGAGAAGGCCAAGAAAGCCATGGTAGATGCTGCCCGTCTCGCTGACGAATTGCGTGCTGAACAGGACCACGCCCAGACCCAAGAGAAACTGCGCAAGGCCCTCGAAACCCAAATCAAAGACTTGCAAGTGCGTCTTGATGAGGCCGAAGCTAACGCCCTCAAGGGAGGCAAGAAGGCCATTGCCAAGCTCGAACAGAGGGTAAGGGAACTGGAGAACGAGTTGGACGGTGAGCAGAGAAGACACGCCGACGCGCAAAAGAACTTGAGGAAATCAGAGCGTCGTATCAAGGAGTTGAGCTTCCAGGCTGAAGAAGACAGGAAGAACCACGAGCGCATGCAAGACCTGGTTGATAAGCTGCAACAGAAGATCAAGACCT